In the genome of Microbacterium saperdae, one region contains:
- a CDS encoding YoaK family protein, which produces MRDVTRRGLLLSLLLGGVAGYVDAIGFIETGGLFVSFMSGNSTQSGVEVIEQGATAVILPLSLVAAFVVGVTAGALIGRQGQRRAWAVAASAAAVAISAVLSFLLPDGPWRFLLLAAAMGALNTLYLAEGRARVAITYATGTLVSLGLALAALVTGRSRSEWQRPLLLWGALAGGAVVGAAAHRLGGEVALLIAAVVLGVVAVALAARRRLPIRP; this is translated from the coding sequence ATGAGAGACGTCACACGTCGCGGCCTGCTGCTGTCGTTGCTGCTCGGCGGTGTCGCCGGATATGTCGACGCCATCGGCTTCATCGAGACCGGAGGTCTGTTCGTCTCCTTCATGAGCGGCAACTCCACCCAGTCCGGTGTCGAGGTCATCGAGCAGGGAGCGACGGCGGTGATCCTGCCGCTGTCGCTCGTCGCGGCGTTCGTCGTCGGAGTCACCGCAGGGGCGCTCATCGGGCGGCAGGGGCAACGGCGGGCGTGGGCGGTGGCCGCATCCGCCGCCGCCGTCGCGATCAGCGCGGTGCTCTCGTTCCTGCTGCCCGACGGGCCGTGGCGTTTCCTGCTGCTCGCGGCGGCGATGGGTGCCCTGAACACCCTGTACCTCGCGGAGGGGCGCGCGCGGGTCGCGATCACCTACGCCACCGGCACGCTGGTGAGTCTCGGATTGGCGCTCGCAGCCCTGGTGACAGGACGCTCGCGCTCCGAATGGCAGCGGCCTCTGCTGTTGTGGGGCGCGCTCGCGGGCGGAGCGGTGGTGGGGGCTGCCGCTCATCGGCTCGGTGGCGAGGTGGCTCTCCTGATCGCCGCCGTGGTGCTGGGCGTCGTGGCGGTCGCGCTGGCTGCGCGACGCCGGTTGCCCATCCGGCCCTGA
- a CDS encoding ABC transporter ATP-binding protein, which translates to MSDSTNSTTPLLPIASSARVRAVVAALLRQHPRRAAGVALLFLAASALGIVMPACLGRIVDAVSSDAGFATIAGWVVGAGAGAIGAAVVMLWAVRVLTGLVQDMLASLREDVFTSAMRLPVSAVDDGESADLLSRVTGDVDAVAEAGGNVAPTLLSAAFAIAVSVVALTALDPWLALAGIASAPFYVLGTRAFLRRSRVVFREVRVREAARSQAVLDAVEGIDTLTAFNEQDHALARVSERAEASIRMQIEGVRVTNRLFRWINGGELVGLAAILGTGFLLQSAGAITVGMVTTAALLFHRLFGPVGQLIFGLNDIQRAAIGLARLVGVIDLAPAASGVTTGGSDAATAASAGIEVRDLTFHYPTTGRGISDVNLQVSSGTTAALVGTSGSGKSTLARVIAGHHPPTSGSVHLAANADAPYYLSQELHQFRGTIADNLRLVAPDASHDDMIAALQAVGAGWAVDALNRESGGADPSDEPVVPMDEGRIQQLAVARAFLADPAVVILDEATADVGLHHRDAVEEAIAALRKGRTALLIAHRLQQATTAEQIVVFADGRPTQRGTHEELLDIDGLYRDSWLAQTSNTLHPRTPTHSPTPNEETETP; encoded by the coding sequence ATGAGTGACTCCACGAACTCCACCACACCGCTGCTCCCGATCGCCTCGAGCGCCCGCGTGCGCGCCGTGGTCGCCGCCCTGCTGCGACAGCATCCGCGGAGGGCCGCGGGCGTCGCTCTGCTCTTCCTCGCGGCATCCGCCCTCGGCATCGTGATGCCCGCGTGCCTGGGCCGCATCGTCGACGCCGTGTCATCGGATGCCGGATTCGCGACCATCGCCGGCTGGGTGGTCGGCGCGGGTGCCGGTGCGATCGGCGCTGCCGTGGTGATGCTGTGGGCGGTGCGGGTGCTCACCGGCCTGGTGCAGGACATGCTCGCCAGCCTGCGCGAAGACGTGTTCACCTCCGCCATGCGCCTCCCGGTCAGCGCGGTCGACGACGGAGAGAGCGCCGATCTGCTCTCCCGCGTGACGGGCGACGTCGACGCCGTGGCTGAGGCCGGTGGAAACGTCGCGCCCACCCTCCTGTCCGCCGCCTTCGCGATCGCCGTCTCGGTGGTCGCGCTGACCGCGCTCGACCCCTGGCTGGCGCTCGCCGGCATCGCGTCCGCGCCGTTCTACGTGCTCGGAACCCGGGCGTTCCTGCGGAGGTCGCGCGTCGTGTTCCGCGAGGTGCGCGTGCGCGAAGCCGCGCGGAGTCAGGCCGTGCTCGACGCGGTCGAGGGCATCGACACGCTCACCGCGTTCAACGAACAGGACCACGCCCTCGCCCGTGTCTCCGAGCGTGCCGAGGCCTCGATCCGGATGCAGATCGAAGGCGTACGCGTGACGAACCGGCTGTTCCGGTGGATCAACGGCGGCGAACTGGTCGGTCTGGCCGCGATCCTCGGCACCGGCTTCCTGCTGCAGTCCGCCGGCGCGATCACCGTCGGCATGGTCACCACCGCCGCGCTGCTCTTCCACCGCCTGTTCGGTCCGGTCGGTCAGCTGATCTTCGGCCTCAACGACATCCAGCGCGCGGCGATCGGACTCGCGCGCCTCGTGGGCGTCATCGACCTGGCCCCTGCAGCCTCGGGCGTGACGACCGGCGGATCGGATGCGGCGACGGCGGCATCCGCGGGCATCGAGGTGCGCGACCTGACGTTCCACTACCCGACCACCGGTCGCGGCATCAGCGACGTGAACCTGCAGGTCTCGTCCGGCACGACCGCCGCACTGGTCGGCACGTCCGGGTCGGGCAAGAGCACCCTCGCCCGGGTGATCGCCGGACACCACCCGCCGACGTCCGGGAGCGTGCACCTCGCCGCGAACGCGGATGCGCCCTACTATCTGTCGCAGGAGCTGCATCAGTTCCGCGGCACGATCGCCGACAACCTGCGACTCGTCGCGCCGGACGCGAGTCACGACGACATGATCGCCGCACTGCAGGCGGTCGGGGCCGGCTGGGCGGTCGACGCCCTGAACCGGGAGTCCGGCGGCGCGGACCCCTCGGATGAACCCGTCGTGCCGATGGACGAAGGCCGCATCCAGCAGCTCGCCGTCGCGCGAGCGTTCCTGGCGGACCCCGCCGTCGTGATCCTCGACGAGGCGACGGCCGACGTCGGACTGCATCACCGCGACGCGGTGGAAGAGGCGATCGCCGCGCTGCGCAAGGGCCGTACGGCGCTGCTCATCGCACATCGGCTGCAGCAGGCCACCACCGCTGAGCAGATCGTCGTCTTCGCCGACGGACGCCCCACACAGCGTGGCACGCACGAGGAGCTCCTCGACATCGACGGCCTGTACCGCGACTCCTGGCTCGCCCAGACGTCGAACACCCTTCACCCCCGCACCCCCACTCACTCCCCGACCCCGAACGAAGAGACGGAGACTCCGTGA
- a CDS encoding FecCD family ABC transporter permease — MSLATKDGTDVSNTGAGSRADGSPHRGATLVLGLIVSAVVLVIATIASLAVGNRAIDPLTVLQSLFAYDDDNALHLMVMELRVPRTLLGIVVGAALAVCGGLIQAFTRNPLADPGILGVNAGASFAVTFAVGVLGLTTPGAYVPFALAGAFLLTILVYALGSFGASGATPMKLTLAGVALGAAFTGLTTAIVLRDLGTLQVMRFWGVGSIGGRTLDQLAWAAPLIIAGLLIGLLCARSLNALALGDDLAQALGARVRVTRVLVIIAVTLLAGTSVAAAGPIAFVGLMIPHVVRWFTGPDQRWVLTYSMIIGPSFLLFADILGRIVLPSGELRVGIVTALLGAPILIALVRRKRVSGL; from the coding sequence ATGTCCCTGGCGACGAAAGACGGCACGGACGTCTCGAACACAGGTGCGGGGAGTCGTGCAGACGGCTCCCCGCACCGGGGCGCGACGCTCGTGCTGGGACTGATCGTCTCGGCGGTGGTGCTGGTGATCGCCACCATCGCCTCACTCGCGGTCGGCAACCGCGCGATCGATCCCCTCACCGTGCTGCAGTCCCTCTTCGCCTACGACGACGACAACGCGCTGCACCTCATGGTCATGGAGTTGCGGGTTCCCCGCACGCTGCTCGGCATCGTCGTCGGCGCCGCCCTGGCCGTGTGCGGCGGCCTCATCCAGGCCTTCACCCGCAACCCGCTGGCCGACCCCGGCATCCTCGGCGTGAACGCGGGGGCATCCTTCGCGGTCACCTTCGCGGTCGGCGTGCTCGGGCTGACCACGCCCGGCGCGTACGTGCCCTTCGCGCTGGCCGGCGCCTTCCTGCTCACGATCCTCGTGTACGCACTGGGCTCGTTCGGCGCCTCCGGTGCGACCCCCATGAAGCTGACGCTCGCCGGTGTCGCCCTCGGCGCCGCCTTCACCGGCCTCACCACCGCGATCGTGCTGCGCGACCTGGGCACCCTTCAGGTCATGCGCTTCTGGGGCGTCGGCTCGATCGGCGGACGCACCCTCGACCAGCTCGCCTGGGCCGCGCCGCTGATCATCGCGGGTCTCCTGATCGGGCTGCTCTGCGCCCGCTCCCTGAACGCACTGGCGCTCGGCGACGACCTGGCCCAGGCGCTCGGCGCCCGGGTGCGCGTCACCCGTGTGCTCGTGATCATCGCGGTCACCCTGCTGGCCGGCACGAGCGTCGCCGCCGCCGGCCCCATCGCCTTCGTCGGGCTGATGATCCCCCACGTCGTCCGCTGGTTCACGGGTCCCGATCAGCGCTGGGTGCTGACGTACTCGATGATCATCGGTCCGTCCTTCCTGCTGTTCGCCGACATCCTGGGCCGCATCGTGCTCCCCAGCGGCGAGCTGCGCGTCGGGATCGTCACCGCTCTCCTGGGCGCGCCCATCCTGATCGCGCTCGTGCGCCGCAAGCGGGTGAGTGGACTGTGA
- a CDS encoding dihydrofolate reductase family protein: MSLVRVHNFSVSLDGFGAGEGQTLEAPFGHADSHLMQWAFGTRTFRQMGLPGPTPGSTGVDDAFARQWGPGIGAEIMGRNKFGPQRGAWEDEEWKGWWGDEPVFRTPVVVLTHHPRPTLEMEGGTTFHFVDADPVDALARARSLAGDGDIRIGGGVDTVRQFLAADLIDHMHIVLVPIVLGRGERLWDGLEGLEERFEIEATPSPSGVVHLVFTRRATP; this comes from the coding sequence ATGTCCCTCGTCCGCGTGCACAACTTCTCGGTCTCGCTCGACGGCTTCGGTGCCGGCGAGGGGCAGACCCTCGAGGCGCCGTTCGGTCACGCCGACTCGCACCTGATGCAGTGGGCGTTCGGCACCCGCACGTTCCGCCAGATGGGGCTGCCGGGTCCGACCCCCGGTTCCACCGGCGTCGACGATGCCTTCGCACGCCAGTGGGGACCCGGCATCGGCGCGGAGATCATGGGGCGCAACAAGTTCGGCCCGCAGCGCGGTGCCTGGGAGGACGAGGAGTGGAAGGGGTGGTGGGGCGATGAGCCCGTCTTCCGCACCCCGGTCGTGGTGCTGACGCATCACCCGCGACCGACCCTGGAGATGGAGGGAGGCACCACATTCCACTTCGTCGATGCCGACCCCGTCGATGCCCTGGCACGGGCGCGCTCGCTGGCCGGCGATGGCGACATCCGCATCGGCGGCGGTGTGGACACAGTGCGGCAGTTCCTCGCGGCCGACCTGATCGACCACATGCACATCGTCCTCGTGCCGATCGTGCTCGGCCGTGGCGAGCGCCTGTGGGACGGGCTGGAGGGGCTCGAGGAGCGCTTCGAGATCGAGGCGACGCCGTCGCCGTCCGGCGTGGTGCACCTGGTGTTCACCCGACGCGCCACGCCGTGA
- a CDS encoding Hsp20/alpha crystallin family protein, with protein MSMSFDPFSQLDRIAQSVFDTSRQPRLMPVDLFREGDRYVLNADLPGVDPGSVDVDVDGHLLTIRAERTEANRDNSRWLAQERPFGSYVRRFTIGDDVDAQGISAAYDNGVLSVVIPIAERAKPRKIQIDSVGSHSSKAVTA; from the coding sequence ATGTCGATGTCATTTGATCCTTTCAGCCAGCTGGACCGAATCGCCCAGAGCGTCTTCGACACCAGCCGGCAACCGCGCCTGATGCCTGTGGATCTGTTCCGCGAAGGCGACCGCTACGTCCTCAACGCCGACCTTCCGGGAGTGGACCCTGGATCGGTGGATGTCGACGTCGACGGTCACCTCTTGACGATCCGCGCGGAACGCACCGAGGCGAACCGTGACAACTCGCGATGGCTGGCACAGGAGCGCCCGTTCGGGTCCTACGTCCGCCGCTTCACGATCGGTGACGACGTGGACGCGCAGGGCATCAGCGCCGCATATGACAACGGCGTGCTCAGCGTGGTGATCCCGATCGCTGAGCGTGCCAAGCCGCGCAAGATCCAGATCGATTCGGTCGGCTCCCACAGCTCCAAGGCTGTGACGGCCTGA
- a CDS encoding aminoglycoside phosphotransferase family protein, giving the protein MPSQTHDLGFTDTEVRKRFLSWSDGEADREWGCLRVIAEHAPEIAPRPLRQESADGHPVVVMERLPGKPLGDRPLTAAQTASLGRALRRLYGIPLAHVTAAGIGERRLGPSTLPGALSGWLDETHDLSLCEDPAHVRDGIDTAREWLSRPDVLPATRLTALGIADLNPANILWDGRTCRLVDFEDGGLTDPAYDLADHVEHLAGRLTGVFDSVTLSAAAGLSEEERKRMAAYRPLWAAFWLVMLLPGNGAFRRNPPGTTEAQATHLLTLIR; this is encoded by the coding sequence ATGCCGTCCCAGACCCACGACCTCGGATTCACCGACACGGAGGTGAGGAAGAGGTTCCTCAGCTGGTCAGACGGAGAAGCCGACCGCGAGTGGGGCTGCCTCCGCGTCATCGCAGAACACGCCCCGGAGATCGCACCGCGACCGCTGCGGCAGGAGAGCGCAGACGGTCATCCTGTCGTGGTCATGGAGCGGCTCCCGGGCAAGCCCCTCGGCGACAGGCCGCTCACCGCTGCGCAGACGGCATCCCTCGGCCGCGCGCTGCGACGCCTCTACGGCATCCCCCTCGCGCACGTCACCGCAGCCGGGATCGGCGAGCGCCGTCTCGGCCCGTCGACGCTTCCTGGCGCTCTGAGCGGCTGGCTGGACGAAACGCACGACCTGTCCCTCTGCGAGGACCCCGCGCACGTGCGGGACGGGATCGACACGGCGAGGGAGTGGTTGTCTCGGCCCGATGTGCTCCCGGCGACGCGACTCACCGCACTCGGGATCGCAGACCTCAACCCCGCGAACATCCTCTGGGACGGCCGGACCTGCCGACTCGTCGACTTCGAGGACGGGGGCCTCACGGATCCGGCGTACGATCTGGCTGATCACGTCGAGCATCTCGCCGGACGCCTCACCGGCGTGTTCGACTCCGTGACGCTCTCCGCCGCCGCCGGGCTGTCCGAGGAGGAGCGGAAACGGATGGCTGCCTATCGCCCGCTCTGGGCGGCGTTCTGGCTCGTGATGCTCCTGCCGGGGAATGGAGCGTTTCGGCGCAACCCTCCCGGCACCACGGAAGCCCAGGCCACGCATCTGCTGACCCTCATCCGCTGA
- a CDS encoding ABC transporter transmembrane domain-containing protein, giving the protein MTNTPRRLFGIALSAEGRGIALAGATALLIVHALAEATIPVIIGATIDRAVLPADPAALALWIAVLVATFLVLTVSYQSASRLMVSIYGYGEQALRHLTLSRMLRPRLSRRTVTPGEALTFVTSDTYRVAGVAWSVAQQCSTIAAIIGAGLAMLVISPVATLVVFGSTITMMFVMQVVSRPLERRGFAEQHAATEAGAVAADFMSGFRVLVGIGAREEAVRRYIAASDTSRRAATAAGRSLASYEAVSSTLAAVATTALAGMSAWFAAEGRISIGELVTVLGLAQFISGYLAYAGSFPSNWIHKLASAKRLAEVIDAEDLLDGPVARAGHAAPADDIVLTFRVGTADGPLVEVREGELLGIRPADSDTARALSRLLGLRTPPEHGRVQLSVDGERRDLTEWDPVEYRRRVVAPPHGQTIVSGTLRESVRGHGNDGSPHPALVDMAALQDTVVQVGGWESQVGEAGRRLSGGQRQRIGIARALHADAEVLVLDEPTSAVDAVTEAHIARSLAGHSDTVIVITTSPVLLGACDRVVELPSHGSDAGHE; this is encoded by the coding sequence GTGACGAACACTCCGCGACGGCTCTTCGGCATCGCCCTGAGCGCGGAGGGACGGGGCATCGCCCTGGCCGGAGCGACGGCGCTGCTCATCGTGCATGCGCTGGCCGAGGCCACGATCCCCGTCATCATCGGGGCGACGATCGACCGCGCCGTGCTCCCCGCCGACCCGGCAGCGCTCGCGCTCTGGATCGCCGTGCTGGTGGCGACATTCCTCGTGCTGACCGTGAGCTATCAGTCGGCCTCCCGCCTGATGGTCTCGATCTACGGTTACGGAGAGCAGGCGCTGCGCCACCTGACGCTGTCGCGGATGCTGCGCCCCCGACTCTCGCGCCGCACCGTGACGCCCGGCGAGGCGCTGACCTTCGTCACGTCCGACACCTATCGGGTCGCCGGTGTGGCGTGGTCCGTGGCGCAGCAGTGCTCCACGATCGCCGCGATCATCGGGGCCGGACTCGCGATGCTGGTGATCTCGCCCGTCGCGACCCTCGTCGTCTTCGGCTCGACCATCACGATGATGTTCGTGATGCAGGTCGTGTCGCGTCCGCTCGAGCGTCGGGGCTTCGCCGAGCAGCATGCGGCCACCGAGGCCGGGGCCGTCGCCGCGGACTTCATGAGCGGTTTCCGCGTGCTCGTCGGCATCGGCGCGCGCGAGGAGGCCGTGCGGCGTTACATCGCCGCGAGCGACACCTCCCGCCGCGCCGCGACCGCGGCCGGTCGATCCCTCGCCTCGTACGAAGCGGTCAGCAGCACGCTCGCCGCGGTCGCGACGACCGCTCTCGCGGGCATGTCGGCCTGGTTCGCCGCTGAGGGCCGCATCAGCATCGGCGAGCTGGTCACCGTGCTCGGACTCGCCCAGTTCATCAGCGGCTACCTCGCCTACGCGGGATCGTTCCCTTCCAACTGGATCCACAAGCTCGCCTCGGCCAAGAGACTGGCCGAGGTCATCGACGCCGAAGACCTGCTCGACGGGCCGGTCGCGCGCGCGGGTCATGCCGCCCCGGCGGATGACATCGTGCTGACCTTCCGCGTGGGCACGGCGGATGGGCCCCTCGTGGAGGTGAGAGAGGGTGAGCTGCTCGGCATCCGTCCGGCTGACAGCGATACCGCACGGGCGCTCTCCCGGTTGCTCGGCCTGCGCACGCCACCGGAGCACGGCCGGGTCCAGCTCTCGGTCGATGGTGAACGGCGTGATCTGACGGAATGGGATCCGGTCGAGTACCGCCGCCGGGTCGTCGCCCCGCCGCACGGCCAGACGATCGTGAGCGGCACGCTGCGCGAGTCCGTGCGCGGACACGGCAACGACGGATCGCCGCATCCCGCCCTCGTCGACATGGCCGCTCTGCAGGACACCGTGGTGCAGGTGGGCGGCTGGGAGTCGCAGGTGGGCGAGGCCGGTCGACGACTCTCGGGCGGGCAGCGGCAGCGCATCGGGATCGCACGGGCGCTGCACGCGGATGCCGAGGTGCTCGTGCTGGATGAGCCGACCTCGGCCGTGGACGCCGTCACCGAGGCGCACATCGCGCGTTCGCTCGCCGGGCACAGCGACACCGTCATCGTGATCACCACGTCCCCCGTCCTGCTCGGCGCCTGCGACCGGGTCGTCGAACTCCCCTCACACGGATCGGATGCTGGGCATGAGTGA
- a CDS encoding siderophore-interacting protein — protein sequence MNIHRGIVSSTATLTPNLIRITLAGDGVADFLSTGIGDEYVRVFFPHGEDPTDVSLPVPAGDWWETPEGAPEAPMRTYTISGVRPDAGELDIDFVTHEAGVAGPWAARAEPGHVLGLNAPTGLYSPPADITWQVLVADLTGLPAVARIAAEAPEGVRTRVVLEVPSDADRVAFEVSSDVEVTWVVGGNGHGPSALGQLVRGIVDERLALDEGYVWVAGETVALRDVRKYLRKELGLPATRFKVVGYWTPIAAWDEKFAALPESVQKELDAIWTEIEDDEPEDVQVRFEERLDQLGL from the coding sequence GTGAACATCCACCGCGGCATCGTCAGCAGCACGGCCACCCTCACCCCGAACCTGATCCGCATCACCCTCGCCGGCGACGGCGTCGCCGACTTCCTCAGCACCGGCATCGGCGACGAGTACGTGCGTGTGTTCTTCCCGCACGGCGAAGACCCCACCGACGTCTCGCTGCCCGTGCCCGCGGGCGACTGGTGGGAGACGCCGGAGGGTGCGCCGGAGGCTCCGATGCGCACGTACACGATCAGCGGCGTACGCCCGGATGCCGGCGAGCTCGACATCGACTTCGTCACTCATGAGGCGGGCGTCGCCGGCCCCTGGGCCGCCCGTGCCGAGCCCGGTCACGTGCTCGGACTGAACGCACCGACGGGTCTGTACTCACCCCCGGCCGACATCACCTGGCAGGTGCTGGTGGCCGACCTCACCGGTCTGCCCGCCGTCGCCCGCATCGCCGCGGAGGCACCGGAAGGCGTGCGCACCCGGGTCGTGCTCGAAGTGCCCAGCGACGCCGACAGGGTCGCCTTCGAGGTCAGCTCCGACGTCGAGGTCACCTGGGTCGTCGGCGGGAACGGCCATGGTCCGAGCGCGCTGGGTCAGCTGGTGCGCGGCATCGTCGACGAGCGCCTCGCCCTCGATGAGGGGTACGTCTGGGTGGCGGGCGAGACCGTCGCGCTGCGCGATGTGCGCAAGTACCTGCGCAAGGAGCTGGGACTGCCTGCGACGCGGTTCAAGGTCGTGGGCTACTGGACCCCGATCGCCGCCTGGGACGAGAAGTTCGCGGCACTTCCGGAGTCGGTGCAGAAGGAGCTCGACGCGATCTGGACCGAGATCGAAGACGACGAGCCGGAGGATGTGCAGGTGCGCTTCGAGGAGAGGCTCGACCAGCTCGGACTCTGA
- a CDS encoding MerR family transcriptional regulator — MDPTSRSVPVYTMSVAAELLDLPPATLRLYERKGLVLPARTDGGTRRYSADDIDRMRRIADHQTDGINLAGIRTVMGLEDENAQLRATLDRRSPGLDAFEKEDPAPGREDRRR; from the coding sequence ATGGACCCGACTTCCCGCTCCGTGCCGGTGTACACAATGAGCGTTGCGGCGGAACTGCTCGACCTGCCCCCGGCGACACTGCGGCTGTACGAGCGGAAGGGCCTGGTCCTCCCCGCGCGCACCGACGGCGGGACCCGGCGATACAGCGCGGATGACATCGATCGCATGCGCCGCATCGCTGATCACCAGACCGACGGCATCAATCTGGCCGGCATCAGGACGGTCATGGGCCTGGAGGACGAGAACGCGCAGCTCAGGGCGACGCTCGATCGCCGCAGTCCCGGTCTCGACGCGTTCGAGAAGGAAGACCCGGCGCCCGGACGCGAAGACCGGAGACGGTAG
- a CDS encoding ABC transporter ATP-binding protein encodes MTASLLARDITLGYGETPIISDLSLEVPDDSFTIIIGPNACGKSTLLRGFARLLRPITGAVLLDGAELRTLKPKEAARKLGLLPQSSIAPDGITVADLVGRGRFPHQSAMRTWSSADERAVSAAMAATGVTDLSRRLVDELSGGQRQRVWVAMALAQQTKHLLLDEPTTFLDIAHQIDLMELFADLHRSGTTLVAVLHDLNHAARYATHLVAMRDGAVVAQGDPREIITAELVQAVYDLPCKVITDPVSGTPLVLPLGRRTP; translated from the coding sequence ATGACCGCTTCGCTGCTGGCCCGCGACATCACGCTGGGCTACGGGGAGACCCCGATCATCTCCGACCTGTCGCTGGAGGTGCCGGACGACTCGTTCACGATCATCATCGGACCGAACGCGTGCGGCAAGTCGACCCTGCTGCGCGGGTTCGCCCGGCTGCTGCGCCCCATCACCGGCGCCGTGCTGCTGGACGGCGCCGAGCTGCGCACCCTCAAGCCGAAAGAGGCGGCCCGCAAGCTGGGGCTCCTCCCCCAGTCGTCCATCGCCCCCGACGGGATCACGGTCGCCGACTTGGTCGGTCGCGGTCGGTTCCCGCACCAGAGCGCGATGCGCACCTGGAGCAGTGCCGATGAGCGCGCGGTCTCCGCGGCGATGGCGGCGACCGGGGTCACCGACCTGTCCCGCCGACTCGTCGACGAGCTGTCCGGCGGCCAGCGCCAGCGCGTGTGGGTGGCGATGGCGCTCGCACAGCAGACCAAGCATCTGCTGCTCGACGAGCCGACGACGTTCCTCGACATCGCGCACCAGATCGACCTGATGGAGTTGTTCGCCGATCTGCACCGCAGCGGGACCACCCTGGTGGCCGTCCTGCATGACCTCAACCACGCCGCGCGCTACGCGACCCACCTCGTGGCGATGCGCGATGGGGCCGTCGTCGCGCAGGGTGACCCTCGAGAGATCATCACCGCCGAGCTCGTGCAGGCCGTGTACGACCTCCCGTGCAAGGTGATCACCGATCCCGTGTCGGGTACGCCCCTCGTGCTCCCGCTCGGCCGGCGGACACCGTGA
- a CDS encoding FecCD family ABC transporter permease → MSIDQRPTAPAGAVTHDDDEFTPVDHGRRQIRIETARIATLIPVRSIVVCLALTVVIIAAGLASMTIGAYEVDFGSVVRAIVDPSSDPDIRQVVFEWRLPRVLFAVLCGAALALAGGIFQSLTRNPLGSPDIIGFGIGAQFGVTLMMVVLELNTYMFKAVGALIGGLITALLVYVLANKNTMSSFRLIIVGIGVSAGLGSLTSWILISVSVEKAMMAATWGAGSLASLGFDQLIPASIVFAIVTLLSLPLGRTLPVLEMGDDAATALGISPGRTRLTAMVFGVALVALVTAAAGPISFIALAAPQISQRLTRSNTPMGTVPVMLTGAALVVVSDAVAQLVAVPVGVVTVSVGGLYLAWLLAAQYARRT, encoded by the coding sequence GTGAGCATCGACCAGCGCCCCACCGCCCCCGCCGGGGCCGTCACGCACGACGACGACGAATTCACTCCGGTCGATCACGGACGCCGCCAGATCCGGATCGAGACCGCGCGCATCGCGACGCTCATCCCGGTGCGCTCGATCGTGGTCTGCCTGGCGCTGACCGTCGTGATCATCGCGGCCGGTCTCGCCTCGATGACGATCGGCGCCTATGAGGTGGACTTCGGCTCGGTCGTCCGCGCGATCGTCGACCCGTCCTCCGACCCCGACATCCGCCAGGTGGTCTTCGAGTGGCGACTGCCGCGCGTGCTGTTCGCGGTGCTGTGCGGCGCGGCGCTGGCACTCGCGGGCGGCATCTTCCAGTCGCTCACGCGCAATCCGCTCGGCTCGCCCGACATCATCGGGTTCGGCATCGGCGCCCAGTTCGGCGTGACGCTCATGATGGTGGTGCTGGAACTCAACACCTACATGTTCAAGGCGGTGGGTGCGCTCATCGGCGGGCTGATCACCGCACTGCTCGTGTACGTGCTGGCGAACAAGAACACCATGTCATCCTTCCGTCTGATCATCGTCGGCATCGGCGTCTCAGCGGGGCTCGGCTCGCTCACCTCCTGGATCCTGATCTCGGTGAGCGTCGAGAAGGCGATGATGGCCGCGACCTGGGGTGCGGGCTCCCTCGCCTCGCTCGGTTTCGACCAGCTGATCCCCGCGTCGATCGTCTTCGCGATCGTCACGCTGCTCTCGCTCCCGCTGGGCCGCACGCTGCCCGTGCTCGAGATGGGCGACGACGCGGCGACCGCGCTGGGCATCAGCCCCGGACGCACGCGCCTCACGGCGATGGTATTCGGCGTCGCCCTGGTCGCGCTGGTCACGGCCGCGGCCGGCCCCATCTCGTTCATCGCGCTCGCGGCACCGCAGATCTCGCAGCGCCTCACCCGCTCGAACACGCCGATGGGCACCGTACCCGTGATGCTGACCGGCGCCGCCCTCGTCGTGGTCTCCGACGCGGTCGCCCAGCTCGTCGCCGTCCCCGTCGGCGTCGTGACGGTGTCGGTCGGCGGCCTCTATCTCGCCTGGCTGCTGGCCGCCCAGTACGCGCGCCGCACCTGA